A region of the Chlamydia felis Fe/C-56 genome:
GGAATGGCAACTTTTGCCGGTTTAGAACTTTCAGAGTCATGTCGACATAACGCTACGACTAATGTAACAACTCCGATTATTCCAAGTGGGAATGTGACTTTTTTGGAGGGCTTCACTAATGGTCGAGCTTATGCAATTAGTCAAGTCGTACATATGGTGTTTAGTTTTCTCGCCATGATAATATATATCATGGCGTTAATTCGAATGTTGAGATCTAATCATCGAACATAATCGTGATCTAAAGGCTAGTTTCCGAAATCATCGAGGATTATGGAAGAACGCTCAACACCGTAGTTATCGAGTAATTTTAGAATACTACTGTTATGGAGTGGCGGACCGCATACATAATATAAATAGTCTTCGGGATTACTTAGTTTACTTAGCTGACCAAGCTCAAAAGCTCGGAATAGAAAATTTGTTTTCTCAGGATCATTCTTATCCCAACCTGAGGCAATATCTTCAGCTAAGGGCTCTGATAGCACTAAATGGTAGTGGAAATTAGGAAAATCCTTTTCTAATTTCTCGTATTCCTCTTGATAGATATTTTCTTTTAAAGAGCGCGCTCCATACCACAGGGTGATATCTCTTGTGGAGTGCTTGTCTAATAAGAGATCTAAAATATGACTTCTACCAAATGAAGATCCCGCTCCACCAATTAAGAAAATTAGAGGGCGGTTATTTTCTTTCATAAAAGATTCACCGTAAGGACCAGAAACGGTAATCTTATCTCCAGGCTTTAGTGAAAAAATATAGGAGGAACAGACTCCCCAAGGGATATTTGGGGAGGGAGCATTATTAATAAATGGAGGCGTAGCAATACGGATATTGAATTTAATCACAGGAAGTTCTGCAGGATACGATGCTAGAGAATATGCTTTGTTTGCAGAACCTGACTCTAGAAGACTATTATCTATAATTTGATTAAATAAATTAAAACGCTCCCAATCACTATGATATTCAGGAGCCATAGTTTGCTTCCAATCAGAAGTATTGGTCTTATACGCAGGAACGCTAATTTGTAGATATCCCCCGGGTTTAAAGGGGATGGGATGTTCTGGACTCACAGAAACAACAAGCTCTTTGATAAATGTTGCGACATTATCATTGGAAACGACCGTACCTTCCCAAGAAGAAGCATTGAGATAACGCTCTTCGATTTCCAGATTCATATCGTGCTGAACTTTTGTTTGGCAGGAAAGACGCCAGCCTTGTTCTAGCTGCCTCTTAGAAAAAGTCGCACGATCTGTCTCTAGAGGCTGATCTGCGCCTTTTACTATTTTTACCTTGCACTGTTTGCATGTGGCCTTTCCCCCACATGGAGACGGGATGGGAATACCAGAGTCTAGCAGAGAAGATAGTAGTGAATGACCGCTGTCGACTGTTTTTGTAAGAGAGTCGTCGTTGTTAATTTTTAGCTTGCAAGGATGAATTTTTACTAGGAGTTTTCGGGAAATAAGAATAACCCCAGAAAGTATCAAACCTATAACACAAAATACTAAACTAGCAATGCTGATGAAATATAGGCCTGAAAGCCAAGTCATGATCCTAAAAATCCTCGACTTCGTGAATAGCTTATGGTGTCAAGTTATAACTTGGCTTATAAAAAATCAATGTAGATCTCTCTAATATCGCAGAAAGTAAATGTCTAGATCTTAAAGTTTATGCCTTAGTCCCATCCGGCTTTAAAATCTCAGAAATAGCTGCTTTTAGTATCTCAATTTTTCCAGAGGCAATATTAAGAACTACAGTATGTTCTCGGATTTCGTCAATAGTCCCTAAGATTCCCATAGCAGTAACTTTATCGCCTTTCGCAAGTTCATTTTTGCGTTTTTCCATAGCTTTTCTACGTTTTTGTTCGGGACGCCATAAAATGAAATAGAAGAACAAAATAGCAATGCCTAGCATTACTGCAGGTTGAGCAAAAGTACTTTTTACTTGAGAGCCGTCTTCATCTGCTAGCAGAGTTGATGTGCTCATAAGAAATAAAAAACACGGGAATAAACGAGAGAACATTAAACCACCTTTACTTCGGTTACTTCAGAGAAAGGTTAACACAATAGGAATCGTACGTTCAACGCTTTTCCTAGAGGTCCTCTTTTCTTTCTAACAAAATAATATTTTCTAAGTGCGGAGAATGAGGAAATTGATCTAAAGGTTGTACTTTTTTTATGCGGTAACCCGCAGAAAGTAAACTACAACATTCTTTAAATTGTATTTTTGGATTGCACGAAATATAAATAATTTTTTTTGGGGAAATTCTCAGGAGATATTTAAGAACTTTGTTTTGCATTCCACAACGGGGAGGATCAATAACAACAACATCGGGAGGAGGACAGTCTTGATGTCGTCTACAAAAGTTTTTTACATCTTCTAGATGTACTTCCATGAGATGTTCTTTTTTATTTATTAAGATATTTTCTTTTGCAGACTCTACAGCATCGGGAACAATTTCCACTCCTATGACCTTTTTTACATAAGTAGAGAGCATAATACCTATAGTTCCGGCTCCACAATAGAGATCAAGTAGTGTTTCGCATCCCTGAGGGTCCATAAACTCTTTGGCAATTTCTATAATTTTTGCTCCTTGAAGACTCTGGGGTTGGAAGAAACTCCTAGGTCGTACATGAAATACCCCTGAATTTCCATCCTTAGGTAAAGTTAATGTCTGCTTAATAAATGGTTCCCCATAAAGTAGGTGGGATCGGAAATGGGTTGGGGAATTTATTGCGCTGACCTTTTCTTCCCACACAATAGAGACTATGGGGAGAGCAGAGTGAATAAGCGAATTCATCCACTCTTCAATAATCTCTTTGTCGACAGCATATTCTTCCCTTGCGGACGTAGTTAGAATGACCATGAGCGTCCGTTCAGGACTGCCAATACGTACAGTTAAGGTGCAAAGAGAACCTTTATTGAAAGGCGGGTAATAGGCTGTAAGTTCAGGATGATCTTCCCACCAAGTGCGTGTGAGATTTAGAATATCCATAGCATGTTCATGAATCATGAGACAGTCTGTAATTGGAACACCCTGTTTAGGCTTTGTAGGCGTGATAAATCCAAGACTTTTCTCTCCTTCTTTGGTTTGGAAAAAAGAGAACTCCATTTTATTTCTTCCCCGTAAGAGCGGATCACAAGGAATCACAGGAAGAATATCTGAAGAGGGGAAAATTGGAGAAAAGAGCTCATGTAAGATGTGTTCTTTAGCTTTTAAAGAATCGGCGTAGGCAGACTGGGGTGAGGAACATCCTCCGCAAATGCCTAGATGTTTACAGTTCATTACTGTAGGCATGGAGTACCTGTATAAAAGGCTTCTAATTTAGAATGAAGTTTTACGTGAAACTATTCTATTCGTGCGGAATGTGGTAAGCATTTGATGTTCCGCAGCTAAAAATTACTGCAGAATTTTATCATAAAGAATTGTTTCTTGGGGATAATCTTTTCGAAAGAAAGAGAAAAAAGAGGGCAAGTTATAAAATATAATTACCCTCTAAAAAACCAAGACAAGGAAAAAATTATTTTCTTAGTGAGCGAGATTTAGAGATTTTTTTAGCTTTTGATTTAGCAGAAGTCTTTTTTGCTGGGGCTTTTGCTTTAGGAGCTGCTTTAGCTTTTGGTTTAGCTTTAGCTTTTACCTTAGGCTGAGGTGCTGGTTTTGCTGCCTTTTTAGGAGCTGCACTTTTTTTTGCTTTTGCTGCAGGCTTGCGTTTCATTAAGCCAGACTTTTCAGCTTTAATCGATTCTTTTCTGTATAGCTTAGCTACTTTCTCTAGTTTGATGGAGTCCGTACGTACTCGCTGAGCCGCTGCTTTGTTTCCTCTTTCGGCTTTTTCTAAGTCATGTTGGATACTTTCCAACAGATCTTTCATTTTTTTTGCCGTATCTTTTAGCGCCATGAAAAGCGTCCTCTAGTTGTTGTTTTAAACTATTTTTACTCGTTTTAATTTTTAATTAGTTTGTTTGTTCAAATTCATGCAACAATTTTTTTGGAGAAAAGAAAAATAGAGAATCGTTTTTAGTTTTTAGCTTTTTGTACTTCTTTGTTTGTTAGTGTGTTAGCCAGTGTAAGATCAAAGCTTTTTTCAAAAGAAGAACGTATTTGATTTTCATTAATGAGGTGGTTTTGTTGGAGGGAAATGAGGTTGCGTGGTTATTTAATTGATAACAATTGTTCAAAAAGAACTTTCTTTGTTCGTAATAGTGTCTTCTCTTATACTTTGGGTTTACCTGTAGTTTGTTTTTGTGAACTATTGCGAATTTTCTATAATCCCTGCTAGTACTGCGGTAGAGAGACATCTATCATGAAAGTATGCCGCCGTGCATTAATGCGTGTTTCCCAAGTGGTCTTGATTATGAGTATGTGGGTTGTTTGTGCGGCTCCAACTCAGAAATTGCCTTTCGGTCATTATTGTGCAGATATACACACAGCATTGAATTCGGGAACCGCTTGTGACGAAGCTTTTTCAGCATTTGTTGATCGTATAATTTCAGATAAAACAATATTGTCTCCTAGAGATTGGGAAACTGTCGCGTTATTAACGCGACAGTATGTCCAGGTCAGAATGAAGCAAGAGGATAGATCTGCAAGTAAAGATATCGTAAGAAAGTTGCTATCTGTAGTGACAATTCCTCCTCATATTAGGTCTGAAATACGTCTTTCTTTGCAGAGGTTAAATCCTGACGGAGTTTCTTTAAGAGAGCTAATAACGCAATTTCATAATATTGGCAGGGGAAGAGAAACTCTAGAAGATAATCTCCTGCTCCAACTGTATAGTATGACTCTACACAGTAGTTATGAGGATCGTAAACAAGAGATTCTCATAATGAAGGAAAGAAAAAATTACGATGAAGCTCTAGTGTTGTGCGAGAAGCTTTCTCATAGTGTTGCAGAGGGGAATTGCAGTCCTCATCCTGATGTTAGCGATACGGAAAAGATTTTTTTAAAAAAGATTATCTTGGGTTTAAAAATAGAACAAGCTCGAGAAGCAGGAGCTTCTTGTGAATCTTTATTATTGCCCTATTGTCAGGCTGAAAAAGACTATGCGCAATCTATAGATCAATTAGTATTGAGGATCTCTCAAGGAAAGGTACATCGTGCTCACGAGGTTGATGTGCTTCTTCTTGCCCATGCTTTGTATACGCTTCCATGGAATCAAGAACAAGGCATTCGTGAATTAGAAGTTCTTATAGATCACGGCAACTATTTACAATCGACATTACTTTATTATGGCTACTTCTCATTATTAGAAATCTATCATCAAGAGAAGAATTTTTCTGCCATGCAGAGGTTGCTAGCTGCTGGAGAATCTGTATTTATCCCTGAACATGCGTATTTCCCAGAATATAGTTTTTTCTTGGGATGCTATAGCTATGAGCAACAAGATTTCATAAAATCCCGAGAAATTTTCTTATCAATATTAGATCATGCTTCTAGGTTGGGGGTAACTTTAGCTCGGGTGTATGAGTATTTAGGATGTATTTCTTGTCAGGAAAAAAAATATTGCGAAGCTGAAGGTTTTTTCCTTAGAGCTTATAAAAGTTGGAGTCGTGAGGAGGCTGGTTTGGGCTTATTTCTTTCCTATGCTCTTCAAAAGAAGACTGCCTTATGTGAAGAAATTTCTTCCAAGTCTCATTTCTCATTGTTACATCGTAAAATTTTAAAATCCATAGATGCATTGTTTATAAAAAAAGATCACGGCTCCTTGTCTTATGTTGTTAAGGTTTGCGAATCGTTAGGGAGTAACAATAGAGTCTCTCTAGATCATCTCTATCACTATTTTATCTGTGATATGATTAAGCGCTGTGGGAATCATTCGGATAGCCCTATTTTTTCCTGCATTAATTTACAAATAGACAGAGCAGAACAAGAATATCTACAAAAAGCCATAGAGCAATCTATAGATCCTGAATACTGTAGAGCGTTAACTCTATGGTTGGCTTTTCGTCGTGGAGAGTTATCCAAAGAGGTGCCTTATGACAAGCAAATATCTCCACCTTCATCTTTGGAAGATATCGCCAAATGTTGTTTTGCGTCTCTATACTATAAACAACCTCAAGCTATCCGTTTTCTACCCAGTGTCTTCTCTAAGCAGCGTTCTTCTTTACAATCCATTGTTAGGTTAGTCTGGGCATTAATACGTCCTGCATCTGGTGGAGAAAATCTTAATCTCTATTGTGATAACCTGGATCTTCGCCTGTATGGAGATCGTTTGTATCTTCTTGCCTATGATATCAGTGACTATCTTTCAGGTAATGAAGCCGCATTGCTGCATCTGTCTGGTTTTCAAGAATTATTCCCTCATTCTTCATTATTATCTTTGGTATACTATCTTCAGGGATATGTTGAATCTTCAATGATAAGGAAGGTTGGCTGGTTTATAAAAGCTCTGGATGAATTTTCAGAAGTTACGTTATCAGGAGAAAATGCTAAGGCTTGGACATATGTATACTACACTTTAAAGTTAGATCTTGCTGATGCCTACCTTGCACTTAGAGATACCTCGCGTGCTGTTGAAGTTTTCGAAGAAGTTAAAGGAGATTGGAAAACGGAGAATCACCCGCGGGTGATGCTTATTGAAGAAAGTAACAATCGCATAGCTATGGAGATGCGTTGGGTCTCAGGATTAGCTTGTGCTTATGAACAGCTTAATGAAAAAGATAAGTTAGCTCAGCACCTTCTAGATCATATTGAAACAAGATTACTTGAAATGTCTTCCCGAAGGGAATATTTCGGAGAGATGATAACCACAACGCTTTCTCTTTGCGAGCGTTTTCTGCCTTTAGATAGTGGCGATAGTTTGGTAGGCTGAGGCTACACATCTATTTAATCCTGGACCAGCAAAGTTTTGACCAACGATTTTTAGATTATGCGGAATCGAAGGGAGTATCCGATTTTTCATTTCTAAGAACCCTACGCAATGTTGAGGTAGACCTTCTTCTGGGGAAAATAATGAAAACACATCGGGCTTTTTAGAAATTCCTAGATATTCAGAAATAGCGGCTAAAGAAAAAGCGTAGGCCTCTTCTTCATGCCAACGATTTTCTAATAATAACGATAAGACTGTTTTCCCAGGAAAATGCTCGGGGAAGACTCGGGAGTTATAGACAATACCAAGTAAAGGAGGCTCATCAGACAATAACATCCCATAACCTTTAGGAATGGAAGGATTATCTTTATCCCATCCTAAGGTTGCGCAGGAAAGATTCCAATACAAGGTTTTCTTCGCTAGGTGTTGTATTCCAGGAACATCAATGAGAGAGGGAAGTAGAGATACGGGGCCCGTGTATATGGCTAAGTCCCCAGAGAATGTGTCTTGCATGGTTGATACCACAACCTCAGAAGGGAAACAGTCTATCTTTGTAACAGAGGAGGAAAACTTCCATGTTGCTGGAAGTTTTTTTACTAGAGTATCAATAAGAATCCCCAAGTTTGGACGCAGCGAAGCAAGATAAGGGGCATTTTTAATTTTTTTCTTCGAAGAATCTTTTAGGTAACCACGTAGTATCGATCCTGTTGTAGCTTCATATTGAGAAAGGGTAGGGAAAGCCATATGTGCAGAAAGTACATCGCTACGTCCTGCACGAATGGCCGTAACAATAGGATTTAACACGTTGTGAATAAGATTTGTGGTGCTATGACGCTGTAGAAAATCATACACTGAATTATCTTTCGTATATCGAGAGGCAAAGAGATCTTTGATAATTGCAAAGGGCAAGCCTTCTTTTATTAGAGTCCATGGGGAGACTTTGCGGGTTTTTCCCTTGTAACGTATAAAACGCTTTTTTGCTGTTTTATCACTAGCTATGAGGAAATCGCTCAATCCTAGATCATGAATCAATTTCAGAGTATACTCTCCCTCACCCTGCACTAAAAAACCTTTGGGACCGAGATCTAAGTGAAAATCTTCTTGTAGATCTGTATAGATAAGCCCCCCAGGACGGTGTGCTTTATCTATGATTATAAGTTCGATACTAGGGAACTTTCTATGTAACCACCATGCTGTGGATAATCCTGAAATCCCTGCTCCTATGACAATGGCTTTTTTCATATGGATTTTGAAAACCTAGGACTTGAAGCAACAGTTTTTAGGAAATAAGCATCAAAAGCAGTGGCAATTACACGAACAAATAGCTCTCCTAAAGGGGTTATAGTCAGAAAAGAAGAGCTATTTTGAATCAATCCTGTCGTTGCCATACCGGCTAGTCTCTCTTGACTGTCGGAAAAATACTCATCGAAATGATAACCGAAAAGATGAGAAAACTCTTCTTTGGATAC
Encoded here:
- the rlmD gene encoding 23S rRNA (uracil(1939)-C(5))-methyltransferase RlmD — protein: MPTVMNCKHLGICGGCSSPQSAYADSLKAKEHILHELFSPIFPSSDILPVIPCDPLLRGRNKMEFSFFQTKEGEKSLGFITPTKPKQGVPITDCLMIHEHAMDILNLTRTWWEDHPELTAYYPPFNKGSLCTLTVRIGSPERTLMVILTTSAREEYAVDKEIIEEWMNSLIHSALPIVSIVWEEKVSAINSPTHFRSHLLYGEPFIKQTLTLPKDGNSGVFHVRPRSFFQPQSLQGAKIIEIAKEFMDPQGCETLLDLYCGAGTIGIMLSTYVKKVIGVEIVPDAVESAKENILINKKEHLMEVHLEDVKNFCRRHQDCPPPDVVVIDPPRCGMQNKVLKYLLRISPKKIIYISCNPKIQFKECCSLLSAGYRIKKVQPLDQFPHSPHLENIILLERKEDL
- a CDS encoding histone is translated as MALKDTAKKMKDLLESIQHDLEKAERGNKAAAQRVRTDSIKLEKVAKLYRKESIKAEKSGLMKRKPAAKAKKSAAPKKAAKPAPQPKVKAKAKPKAKAAPKAKAPAKKTSAKSKAKKISKSRSLRK
- the nqrF gene encoding NADH:ubiquinone reductase (Na(+)-transporting) subunit F, which encodes MTWLSGLYFISIASLVFCVIGLILSGVILISRKLLVKIHPCKLKINNDDSLTKTVDSGHSLLSSLLDSGIPIPSPCGGKATCKQCKVKIVKGADQPLETDRATFSKRQLEQGWRLSCQTKVQHDMNLEIEERYLNASSWEGTVVSNDNVATFIKELVVSVSPEHPIPFKPGGYLQISVPAYKTNTSDWKQTMAPEYHSDWERFNLFNQIIDNSLLESGSANKAYSLASYPAELPVIKFNIRIATPPFINNAPSPNIPWGVCSSYIFSLKPGDKITVSGPYGESFMKENNRPLIFLIGGAGSSFGRSHILDLLLDKHSTRDITLWYGARSLKENIYQEEYEKLEKDFPNFHYHLVLSEPLAEDIASGWDKNDPEKTNFLFRAFELGQLSKLSNPEDYLYYVCGPPLHNSSILKLLDNYGVERSSIILDDFGN
- the yajC gene encoding preprotein translocase subunit YajC, giving the protein MFSRLFPCFLFLMSTSTLLADEDGSQVKSTFAQPAVMLGIAILFFYFILWRPEQKRRKAMEKRKNELAKGDKVTAMGILGTIDEIREHTVVLNIASGKIEILKAAISEILKPDGTKA
- a CDS encoding protoporphyrinogen oxidase: MKKAIVIGAGISGLSTAWWLHRKFPSIELIIIDKAHRPGGLIYTDLQEDFHLDLGPKGFLVQGEGEYTLKLIHDLGLSDFLIASDKTAKKRFIRYKGKTRKVSPWTLIKEGLPFAIIKDLFASRYTKDNSVYDFLQRHSTTNLIHNVLNPIVTAIRAGRSDVLSAHMAFPTLSQYEATTGSILRGYLKDSSKKKIKNAPYLASLRPNLGILIDTLVKKLPATWKFSSSVTKIDCFPSEVVVSTMQDTFSGDLAIYTGPVSLLPSLIDVPGIQHLAKKTLYWNLSCATLGWDKDNPSIPKGYGMLLSDEPPLLGIVYNSRVFPEHFPGKTVLSLLLENRWHEEEAYAFSLAAISEYLGISKKPDVFSLFSPEEGLPQHCVGFLEMKNRILPSIPHNLKIVGQNFAGPGLNRCVASAYQTIATI